One segment of Pontibacter akesuensis DNA contains the following:
- the dacB gene encoding D-alanyl-D-alanine carboxypeptidase/D-alanyl-D-alanine endopeptidase: protein MKSLSIKLLLLTILVLVHVTAFSQPVPVKLQAAFKAFQNDPQLRNAIASLYVVDAKTGAVIFGENERIGLAPASTMKLLTSASAYELLGQDFRYKTSFAYQKNNGKTSLLISPSGDPAFGSWRWKDTKEELVLQDAVLAIRNLRIKFFDAVIIDNSGWNEETVPDGWMWQDIGNYYGAGPSKFNWRENQYDVLLKSGKQIGDPVTIVKTVPALHGYTLRSELTSAAAGTGDNAYIYFPLNGSSAVIRGTIPVNESSFSISGALPSASHQFVRTLAETLEGVGVQLPKQEEVQQKEKLSKAGYTTFHTITSPPLDSLIYWFNRKSINLYGEALLKTIAAKQTGNGATDKGLEAVQAFWRKRGIPESELNVVDGSGLSPLNRVTTHAQVQVLQHAQKQPWFSGFYTSLPVYNGMKMKSGTIRGVKGFTGYHTAKDGTQYAFSFLVNNYNGSSASLVKKMYQVLDTLK from the coding sequence ATGAAATCACTCTCTATCAAACTTCTTCTTCTGACGATTTTAGTACTGGTGCACGTTACCGCCTTTTCTCAGCCAGTACCCGTTAAGTTACAAGCCGCCTTCAAGGCTTTTCAGAACGACCCGCAGTTGCGCAATGCCATAGCTTCCTTGTATGTGGTAGATGCCAAAACGGGTGCAGTGATTTTTGGGGAGAACGAAAGGATAGGGCTAGCGCCTGCCTCTACCATGAAACTGCTGACAAGTGCAAGTGCCTATGAGTTGCTGGGGCAGGACTTTCGCTATAAAACCAGCTTCGCCTATCAGAAAAACAACGGAAAAACTTCACTGCTCATATCACCCAGCGGTGACCCAGCTTTCGGCTCCTGGCGCTGGAAAGACACGAAAGAGGAACTGGTGCTGCAAGACGCCGTACTGGCCATCCGGAACCTGAGAATCAAATTTTTTGACGCGGTAATAATCGACAACAGCGGCTGGAACGAAGAAACTGTTCCGGACGGGTGGATGTGGCAGGACATCGGGAATTATTATGGGGCAGGGCCGTCGAAATTCAACTGGCGCGAGAATCAGTACGATGTGCTCCTGAAGTCCGGAAAGCAGATTGGTGACCCGGTTACTATTGTGAAAACGGTTCCCGCCCTGCATGGCTATACCCTGCGCTCAGAGCTTACTTCTGCCGCAGCCGGCACCGGCGACAATGCCTATATTTATTTCCCTTTGAATGGCTCTTCTGCTGTTATCCGGGGCACTATACCGGTAAACGAGAGCAGCTTCAGTATTTCGGGGGCCTTGCCATCGGCTTCGCATCAGTTTGTGCGAACGCTGGCTGAAACGTTGGAAGGCGTAGGCGTGCAGTTGCCGAAGCAGGAAGAGGTACAGCAAAAAGAGAAACTTTCGAAAGCCGGTTACACCACTTTTCACACCATCACATCGCCGCCACTTGACAGCCTTATTTACTGGTTTAACCGCAAGAGCATTAACCTGTACGGCGAAGCGCTGCTTAAAACTATTGCCGCTAAACAAACCGGAAATGGCGCTACAGACAAAGGCTTAGAGGCGGTACAAGCGTTTTGGCGCAAACGGGGCATTCCTGAAAGTGAGCTGAACGTGGTGGATGGTTCCGGCCTGTCGCCCCTCAACCGGGTTACGACGCACGCACAGGTGCAGGTGCTGCAGCATGCCCAAAAGCAGCCCTGGTTCAGCGGCTTTTATACATCGCTGCCGGTTTACAACGGCATGAAGATGAAAAGCGGCACCATTCGCGGCGTAAAAGGCTTTACCGGCTACCACACGGCCAAAGATGGGACGCAGTATGCCTTTTCCTTCCTGGTGAACAACTACAACGGCTCTTCGGCATCGCTTGTGAAGAAAATGTACCAGGTGCTGGATACGTTGAAGTAA
- a CDS encoding alpha/beta hydrolase, translating into MQNLTAKAAAMCSLIVFLLVSFYGMGILAACTVEAEGEIMTKRDSYKTGRLTAKPATGAKANDLKTGMQPLNLDGKKEGLIYIPSSYSSEKPAALAVMLHGAGANAEQGLSLLRKQADALNIILIAPASRAPSWDIISSRAFGPDVLYIDQALQQVFDRYAIETARVAVGGFSDGASYALTLGLTNGDLFTHILAFSPGFAHTAELHGNPAVFISHGIHDSILPIDPCSRRIVPQLQRQGFEVKYQEFDGPHTVPTEVVESAVAWFLKSEV; encoded by the coding sequence ATGCAGAATCTTACAGCAAAGGCAGCTGCCATGTGCAGCCTGATCGTGTTCCTGCTGGTAAGCTTTTACGGCATGGGTATACTTGCTGCGTGTACTGTTGAAGCGGAAGGAGAGATAATGACAAAAAGAGACAGCTACAAGACCGGCCGGTTAACAGCAAAGCCAGCAACGGGAGCGAAGGCGAACGATTTGAAGACAGGCATGCAGCCCCTGAATCTGGACGGCAAAAAGGAGGGGTTAATATACATACCAAGTTCCTACAGCAGTGAAAAGCCGGCTGCCTTGGCCGTAATGCTGCATGGGGCAGGAGCCAACGCTGAGCAGGGGCTGTCGCTGCTTCGAAAGCAGGCCGATGCGCTTAACATCATACTTATTGCGCCGGCTTCCCGTGCCCCAAGCTGGGATATTATCTCCAGCCGTGCTTTCGGCCCGGATGTACTTTATATAGACCAGGCACTGCAGCAGGTTTTCGATAGGTATGCCATTGAAACAGCCCGTGTTGCCGTGGGTGGCTTTTCGGATGGGGCTTCGTACGCCCTCACGCTTGGCCTAACCAACGGCGATCTCTTCACCCACATCCTGGCCTTTTCCCCAGGCTTTGCCCACACTGCAGAACTGCATGGCAACCCGGCGGTATTTATTTCACACGGCATCCACGACAGCATTTTGCCGATTGACCCTTGCAGCAGGCGCATTGTGCCGCAACTGCAACGGCAGGGCTTTGAGGTTAAATACCAGGAGTTCGACGGGCCGCACACGGTACCGACAGAAGTGGTGGAAAGCGCGGTGGCGTGGTTTCTGAAAAGCGAAGTATAA
- a CDS encoding DUF1543 domain-containing protein, producing the protein MLLLGSRPAGRNTEQHDIFFGIGEAIKDLVPATKAFWPEAKGNLHVDAWREVTQVDGFEVKVILRAEVSHEAAAENRLFFLNLGGYKAGEFDEFHYKMLAVAEDKKAAIRQARQTAFYRHTGIKGAPSHIDEKFGVDVDELYQVKDILSPAQKEHYTLAIQPGGAVPEDELHLGYFKLHKL; encoded by the coding sequence ATGCTCCTGCTCGGGAGCCGTCCAGCAGGCCGAAACACAGAGCAACACGATATTTTCTTCGGAATTGGCGAAGCTATAAAGGATTTGGTGCCGGCAACTAAAGCCTTCTGGCCCGAGGCGAAGGGAAACCTGCATGTTGATGCCTGGCGCGAGGTGACGCAGGTAGACGGTTTCGAAGTAAAAGTTATACTTCGTGCAGAGGTGTCCCATGAAGCAGCAGCAGAAAACAGGTTGTTTTTCCTGAACCTGGGCGGGTACAAAGCAGGGGAGTTTGATGAATTTCACTACAAGATGCTGGCAGTTGCCGAAGATAAAAAAGCGGCTATACGGCAGGCCAGGCAAACAGCTTTTTACAGGCATACCGGCATCAAAGGAGCGCCATCGCATATCGACGAGAAGTTTGGTGTGGATGTGGACGAGCTATACCAGGTAAAGGATATTTTGTCCCCAGCGCAAAAGGAGCATTATACCCTGGCGATACAACCAGGCGGTGCTGTACCTGAAGACGAACTGCACCTGGGTTATTTTAAGTTGCATAAGCTGTAA
- a CDS encoding DoxX family protein: protein MERFLGNYSPHLYAILRIVAGLMFAIHGAQKLFGILGGDQPVELISLMGLAGIIEFVGGILIAIGLFTSIAAFIASGQMAAAFFMAHFPQGWNPVTNQGETAVLYCFLFLYMAARGSGIWSVNAARHSGATTHAAVHR, encoded by the coding sequence ATGGAAAGATTTTTAGGAAATTACAGCCCGCACCTGTACGCGATACTTCGCATTGTGGCAGGCTTGATGTTTGCCATACACGGTGCTCAAAAGCTGTTTGGCATTTTGGGTGGCGACCAACCGGTAGAATTAATTTCGTTGATGGGGCTGGCTGGTATTATAGAGTTTGTGGGAGGCATTCTGATTGCGATTGGCCTGTTTACAAGCATAGCCGCCTTTATTGCGAGTGGCCAGATGGCAGCAGCCTTTTTCATGGCGCACTTTCCGCAAGGCTGGAACCCGGTAACAAATCAGGGCGAAACAGCCGTACTCTACTGCTTTCTGTTTCTGTACATGGCAGCGCGCGGCTCCGGCATCTGGAGTGTAAATGCCGCCCGGCACAGCGGAGCCACCACGCACGCGGCAGTGCACCGCTAA
- a CDS encoding aldo/keto reductase: MAETTSFEKTYTIGGDLEVNRMGFGAMRITGEGIWGPPKDKEEAIRVLQRSVELGINFIDTADSYGPNVSEELIAEALYPYPKNLVIATKGGLTRTGPNVWPINADPDYLQKALEGSLKRLKQDRIDLYQLHRIDPEVPYEKTLEFLQRVQEEGLVKHIGLSEVSVEEIKKAQEYFEVVSVQNKYSVDFRKWEDELQYCREQDMAFIPWNPINAGNVGALNKLQEIGKKYDASAHQIALSWLLHHADNILLIPGTSKVKHLEENYKAASISLTEEDVQELNKLEQSEK, encoded by the coding sequence ATGGCTGAGACAACATCATTTGAAAAAACATACACCATTGGCGGAGACCTGGAGGTAAACAGAATGGGCTTCGGTGCCATGCGCATCACGGGCGAGGGCATCTGGGGACCGCCCAAAGACAAAGAGGAGGCGATACGCGTGCTGCAACGCTCCGTGGAACTGGGCATCAACTTTATCGACACAGCTGACAGCTACGGCCCTAATGTGTCGGAAGAATTGATTGCAGAGGCCTTATATCCATACCCGAAGAACCTGGTGATCGCCACTAAAGGCGGCCTTACGCGCACCGGCCCTAATGTATGGCCGATTAACGCCGACCCTGATTACCTGCAGAAAGCACTTGAAGGAAGCCTGAAGCGCCTGAAGCAGGATCGGATTGACCTGTACCAGTTGCACCGCATCGATCCGGAGGTGCCTTACGAGAAAACGTTGGAGTTTCTGCAGCGGGTGCAGGAAGAGGGGCTGGTAAAGCATATTGGCCTGTCGGAGGTGTCGGTAGAGGAGATCAAAAAGGCACAGGAGTACTTTGAGGTGGTATCGGTGCAGAACAAGTATAGCGTGGACTTCCGAAAGTGGGAAGACGAACTGCAGTACTGCCGCGAACAGGACATGGCTTTCATTCCATGGAACCCGATCAATGCAGGCAATGTGGGAGCCCTGAACAAGCTACAGGAGATAGGAAAGAAGTATGATGCCTCTGCGCACCAGATCGCACTGAGCTGGCTGTTGCACCACGCCGACAATATCCTGCTCATTCCGGGTACTTCTAAGGTAAAGCACCTCGAAGAGAATTATAAAGCCGCATCCATTTCATTGACTGAGGAGGATGTGCAGGAACTGAATAAGCTGGAGCAGTCGGAAAAGTAG
- a CDS encoding RNA polymerase sigma factor, producing MSGIDLQGETEQSLVEALQQGKQEMLSVLYDAYAPVMMGVIARIVPDKEQAEEVLQETFVAIWSRIDVYDSSKGRFLIWGLAIARGIALEAVKNGQYIPGNSASAAPQQAREPKPKPFCDLEPQERAILELIYLKGYSCSEVTAELNITEETLRTILKKAFIHLKAEKSA from the coding sequence ATGTCAGGAATTGATCTTCAGGGAGAAACAGAGCAAAGTTTGGTAGAGGCGCTCCAACAGGGCAAACAGGAAATGCTAAGCGTGTTGTACGATGCTTATGCACCTGTGATGATGGGCGTAATTGCCAGGATAGTGCCCGATAAAGAGCAGGCGGAAGAGGTATTGCAGGAAACATTTGTGGCAATCTGGTCGCGCATCGATGTGTACGATTCCTCCAAAGGCAGATTCCTTATCTGGGGACTGGCTATTGCCCGGGGGATTGCACTGGAAGCAGTGAAGAACGGGCAGTATATACCGGGAAATTCGGCCAGTGCTGCGCCACAGCAGGCGCGGGAGCCGAAGCCAAAGCCGTTTTGTGATCTGGAACCCCAGGAACGCGCCATACTGGAGCTGATTTACCTGAAAGGGTACAGCTGCTCTGAAGTAACCGCTGAACTTAATATCACTGAAGAAACGTTAAGAACAATCCTGAAAAAGGCATTCATACATTTAAAGGCAGAAAAATCAGCATGA
- a CDS encoding cupin domain-containing protein, with translation MLSEFLESGVLELYVMGATTPQQTQRVEEMAAAYPEIRQEIDAISQAMEAYALAHAVKPRNTVKPLLMATIDYMERMKQGELPATPPVVTENSRPEDFATWLNREDMMLPPDAENIHARIIGYTPAATTAIVWIKDRSDQEVHEDELERFLIVEGTCNIIAGEQTHSLQAGDYFAVPLHTPHMFIVTSDYPCKAILQRLSVN, from the coding sequence ATGCTTAGTGAATTTTTAGAATCCGGGGTTTTGGAGCTTTATGTGATGGGTGCCACCACGCCTCAGCAGACCCAGCGCGTAGAGGAAATGGCAGCGGCGTATCCCGAAATCCGCCAGGAGATTGATGCTATCAGTCAGGCGATGGAGGCGTATGCACTGGCACATGCAGTGAAGCCCAGAAATACTGTAAAACCGCTGCTCATGGCCACCATTGATTATATGGAGCGCATGAAGCAGGGGGAACTTCCTGCAACACCACCCGTTGTAACGGAAAATTCGCGCCCTGAGGATTTTGCCACCTGGTTAAATCGTGAAGACATGATGCTGCCACCGGACGCCGAAAATATCCACGCCAGGATTATTGGCTATACACCAGCGGCCACCACAGCCATTGTCTGGATCAAGGACAGGTCTGACCAGGAAGTGCACGAGGATGAACTGGAGCGTTTCCTGATTGTAGAGGGCACCTGCAACATTATAGCCGGCGAGCAAACGCACAGCCTGCAGGCTGGTGATTATTTTGCCGTGCCGCTGCATACCCCGCACATGTTTATTGTAACGTCTGATTACCCCTGCAAGGCCATTCTGCAACGCCTGAGCGTTAACTAA
- a CDS encoding DUF6717 family protein yields the protein MVWNKASADTTIFTFYKESHGTWYIDLPDYPGPKGNLAMVAGADDMLDYLAKGGNRVTVEMSEQPFSGALAMEQTRLGEPGGGAYYKPRNHSIQSVWLCDVTLFALGKFPEKIYFRAVE from the coding sequence ATGGTCTGGAACAAGGCATCCGCTGATACTACGATATTTACTTTTTACAAGGAGTCGCACGGCACCTGGTATATAGATCTCCCGGATTACCCTGGCCCGAAAGGAAACTTGGCTATGGTGGCCGGAGCAGATGACATGCTTGATTACCTGGCAAAGGGAGGAAACAGGGTGACGGTGGAAATGAGCGAGCAGCCGTTTTCAGGAGCATTGGCCATGGAACAAACCAGGCTGGGAGAGCCGGGCGGTGGTGCTTACTATAAGCCCAGGAACCACTCGATACAATCGGTGTGGCTCTGCGATGTTACCCTCTTTGCCCTCGGGAAATTTCCGGAGAAGATTTATTTCCGTGCTGTGGAATAG
- a CDS encoding YihY/virulence factor BrkB family protein has protein sequence MEDAKGRNAEAPKEIPAAGWKQVMLRVKEQLATDNISIVAAGVAFYFFLALFPTLAAIISIYGLVTSPAEVEQQMEQLTSVLPPEAHDMLTERLRNIAQQSSSSLGWGALLGIVLSLWSANSGTKSLFEGINIAYDEENDRSFLKLNAITLLFTLGGIILGSLCVALVVAFPAIIEHLGLPDWLETVLQLGRWVLLIVFIMGALALIYKVAPKRNNPKFRWVSWGSAMATGLWLLGSLLFSYYVNNFGNYSETYGSVAAVIILMLWFNLTSFIILLGAEINSELEHQTAKDTTVGKEKPLGERNAYHADHVAGDPGDEQKSEK, from the coding sequence ATGGAAGACGCAAAAGGAAGAAACGCAGAAGCCCCGAAAGAAATACCGGCCGCCGGTTGGAAACAGGTAATGCTCCGTGTAAAAGAGCAGCTGGCCACGGATAACATCAGCATTGTGGCGGCCGGCGTTGCCTTTTACTTTTTCCTGGCGCTGTTTCCTACCCTTGCCGCCATCATCTCGATTTATGGCCTGGTTACTTCGCCCGCCGAGGTGGAGCAACAGATGGAGCAGCTTACATCCGTGTTACCGCCCGAAGCGCATGATATGCTTACCGAACGGCTCCGTAACATTGCCCAGCAGTCTAGCAGCTCCCTGGGCTGGGGAGCGCTTTTGGGTATCGTTTTGAGTTTATGGAGTGCCAACAGCGGCACCAAATCCCTGTTTGAGGGAATCAACATCGCTTACGACGAGGAGAATGACAGGAGCTTTCTTAAACTCAACGCAATCACACTGCTCTTTACGCTCGGCGGCATTATTCTTGGCTCACTCTGTGTAGCGCTTGTAGTTGCCTTCCCGGCCATTATAGAACACCTGGGTTTGCCGGACTGGCTCGAAACAGTGTTGCAGCTAGGGCGGTGGGTATTGCTCATCGTGTTTATAATGGGTGCCCTGGCGCTTATTTACAAAGTGGCGCCGAAACGCAACAACCCAAAATTCAGGTGGGTAAGTTGGGGATCTGCCATGGCAACGGGGCTTTGGCTGTTGGGCTCGCTGTTGTTTTCGTACTACGTGAACAACTTCGGCAACTACAGCGAAACCTATGGTTCTGTTGCCGCCGTTATCATCCTAATGCTCTGGTTTAATTTAACCAGTTTCATCATACTTCTAGGGGCTGAAATCAATTCCGAGTTGGAGCATCAAACGGCTAAGGACACCACCGTTGGAAAAGAAAAACCACTGGGTGAGCGCAATGCCTACCATGCCGATCATGTGGCAGGCGATCCGGGAGATGAGCAGAAGAGTGAAAAATAA
- a CDS encoding zinc-dependent alcohol dehydrogenase has translation MLAMNYRGPQRIRLDRNKPMPEILHPQDAIVRVTRACICGSDLHLYNGNVPDTRVGETFGHEFIGVVEEIGSDVHKLKVGDQVIVPFNIACGECTFCKQELYGNCHEANPQATAVGGIFGYSHMAGGYNGGQAEYVRVPYANVGPMVIPSGMHPDDAVMLTDVVPTGYQAAEMGGIQKGDTVAVFGAGPVGIMAAKCAWLFGAGRVIVFDQEEYRLDFVRNYAQCEAYNFRSIEDPVVFMKKQTDSLGADVCIDAVGAEAAGSKFQTITGRKTLMQAGSATALQWAINSAKKGGIVSVVGVYGPTGNMIPIGNALNKGLTIRGNQASVKRLLPKMIEHVQSGVLNPKALITHHFPLEEVADAYRIFSDKLDNCIKPVLIPPSARM, from the coding sequence ATGCTGGCAATGAATTACCGGGGGCCTCAAAGAATCCGCCTCGATCGAAATAAACCCATGCCTGAAATACTGCACCCGCAAGACGCCATTGTGCGGGTAACGCGTGCGTGTATCTGTGGCTCTGACCTGCACCTATATAACGGCAACGTACCCGATACCCGCGTAGGGGAAACGTTCGGACATGAATTTATCGGGGTGGTGGAAGAAATCGGCTCTGATGTACATAAATTAAAAGTAGGCGACCAGGTGATTGTACCTTTCAACATTGCCTGCGGCGAGTGTACTTTCTGTAAGCAGGAGCTGTATGGCAACTGCCACGAAGCTAACCCACAGGCGACAGCCGTTGGAGGCATTTTTGGCTATTCACACATGGCTGGTGGTTACAATGGCGGGCAGGCAGAATATGTACGGGTGCCTTATGCCAATGTAGGCCCGATGGTGATTCCGAGCGGCATGCACCCGGATGATGCCGTGATGCTGACAGACGTGGTGCCTACCGGGTACCAGGCGGCTGAAATGGGTGGTATTCAAAAAGGTGATACCGTAGCGGTATTCGGTGCCGGCCCCGTAGGAATTATGGCTGCCAAGTGCGCCTGGTTATTCGGCGCTGGCCGTGTTATTGTTTTTGACCAGGAAGAGTACCGCCTGGATTTCGTTCGAAACTATGCGCAGTGCGAAGCTTATAATTTCCGCTCGATCGAAGACCCGGTGGTGTTCATGAAAAAGCAAACCGACTCGCTGGGTGCCGATGTGTGTATTGATGCAGTGGGTGCCGAGGCAGCCGGCAGTAAGTTTCAAACTATTACGGGTAGGAAAACCCTGATGCAGGCAGGTTCTGCCACCGCGCTGCAGTGGGCCATCAACTCGGCTAAAAAGGGTGGTATTGTATCGGTGGTAGGGGTTTATGGACCAACAGGCAACATGATTCCTATTGGAAACGCTCTGAACAAAGGTTTGACCATACGTGGTAATCAGGCCTCGGTAAAGCGTTTGCTGCCGAAAATGATAGAGCACGTGCAAAGCGGCGTGCTTAACCCTAAGGCGCTGATAACCCATCATTTCCCGCTCGAAGAGGTGGCAGACGCCTACCGTATTTTCTCAGACAAGCTGGATAATTGCATCAAGCCAGTGCTTATTCCACCTTCAGCAAGAATGTAA